The following proteins are co-located in the Pseudarthrobacter siccitolerans genome:
- a CDS encoding PucR family transcriptional regulator: MTAVTVDDILSDLPLGFASLILRPANGSTIERFLIADAEDETPDGDGAFVLLIGVRGRSALPALRRLLQNPPPVVAVKGSRDELSEAEELLRGAGTGLLLVNPAADWDRLLSIAKDRIQPRSYQSEVLTLLEEDLFAVAQTTARLTSSHVVIEDAANKVLAYSTVSNDIDELRKASILARRGPRKYELLLKDLGAYRELHGTRLPVRVPARPQDGLRERVAITLFAGDRIMGYIWLQETGDGFGPDVDHVLKGSAARTSAELIRYRNQQSVHMREDRIARILSGPAEAAASAHSEKIPADRPAALILIGISDVEAQADDAALKHGELANLASIHAAAYKASAIVGQFKGDTAVIVPGLQSAAAEPGLRGLAESIARDARKHLGITPFAAVGPVVPDLLSIHSITRITEALLSCLGRSSQTSVATVDDFEGEILFREAVQNFSSSTFRHRGLSILLQEDAELAETLRIYFESSLDVAECAQRMKLHKNTVYYRISKASRVTGLDFGNPRDSLVALLHIQERAGTSIQQSDGK, from the coding sequence ATGACTGCCGTGACGGTGGACGACATCCTCTCGGATCTCCCCCTGGGGTTCGCAAGCCTGATCCTCCGGCCGGCGAACGGTTCCACGATCGAACGCTTCCTTATCGCCGATGCTGAGGATGAGACGCCCGACGGCGACGGCGCCTTTGTCCTGTTGATAGGCGTCCGCGGGAGGTCGGCTTTGCCCGCGTTGCGGCGGCTCCTGCAGAACCCGCCGCCCGTGGTCGCAGTTAAAGGCAGCCGCGACGAGCTCTCCGAGGCCGAAGAGCTGCTCCGCGGCGCCGGGACCGGCCTGCTCCTCGTGAACCCGGCCGCCGACTGGGACCGCCTGTTGTCCATCGCCAAGGACAGGATCCAACCGCGCAGCTACCAGAGTGAAGTCCTCACCCTACTGGAAGAAGATCTCTTTGCCGTCGCGCAAACCACGGCCCGGCTCACGTCGAGCCATGTGGTGATCGAGGACGCTGCCAACAAGGTCCTGGCCTACTCCACCGTCTCCAACGACATTGACGAGCTTCGGAAAGCCTCCATTCTGGCCCGCCGGGGTCCACGGAAATACGAGCTGCTGTTGAAGGACCTGGGCGCCTACCGCGAACTCCACGGAACACGGCTCCCGGTGCGCGTACCGGCCAGGCCCCAGGACGGGCTGCGGGAACGGGTGGCCATCACCCTCTTCGCCGGGGACCGGATCATGGGCTACATCTGGCTGCAGGAAACCGGCGACGGCTTCGGCCCCGACGTTGACCACGTGTTGAAAGGTTCGGCCGCCCGCACCTCAGCCGAGCTGATCCGTTACCGCAACCAGCAGTCCGTGCACATGCGCGAAGACCGCATTGCCCGGATCCTCTCCGGCCCGGCCGAGGCCGCAGCCAGCGCGCACAGCGAAAAGATTCCCGCAGACCGCCCGGCCGCGCTGATCCTGATCGGAATTTCCGACGTCGAAGCACAGGCCGACGACGCCGCGCTGAAGCATGGCGAGCTTGCCAACCTGGCTTCCATCCATGCCGCCGCCTACAAAGCCTCGGCAATCGTGGGGCAATTCAAAGGGGACACCGCCGTGATCGTCCCCGGCCTGCAGTCCGCAGCAGCAGAGCCGGGACTCCGTGGACTGGCCGAATCCATCGCCCGGGATGCGCGCAAGCACCTGGGCATTACCCCGTTTGCGGCCGTAGGCCCGGTAGTCCCGGACCTGCTGTCCATCCACTCCATCACCCGCATCACCGAAGCACTCCTGAGCTGCCTGGGCAGGTCGTCGCAAACCTCCGTGGCCACCGTCGACGACTTCGAAGGAGAGATCCTCTTCCGCGAGGCAGTCCAGAATTTCTCATCCTCGACCTTCCGGCACCGCGGCCTCTCGATCCTCCTGCAGGAGGACGCTGAGCTCGCGGAAACCCTGCGGATTTACTTCGAATCTTCCCTTGACGTTGCCGAATGCGCCCAGCGGATGAAGCTGCACAAGAACACGGTCTACTACCGGATCAGCAAGGCATCCAGGGTGACCGGCCTGGACTTCGGCAACCCCCGCGACTCGCTGGTGGCCTTGCTCCATATCCAGGAACGGGCCGGAACATCCATACAACAATCGGACGGGAAATGA
- a CDS encoding patatin-like phospholipase family protein gives MNSSSSSPLHSISTTASEPPGSGQDQPRADAAKQAHAACGRALVLGGGGSTGNAWLIGVVAGLYDAGLDVTTADLTIGTSAGSTAAAQIAGATPTELLAAILAAAPQQRPVPVGSDRGGVRTKPVVDHLERINKIIASSEDAADMRRRMGAAALDMEAASDGSWQTQWRATVASRLPNQDWPQRTVLITAVDARTGQPAVFDRCSGIDLADAVAASCSSGLPYRIGDNKYIDGGYRSNAENADLAAGYGRVLVLSPFGGRSLAPLDWGVQLAAQVDELRAYGSKVETIFPDSSAEHMFGANAMDFSLRPRAARAGFEQGKALAGQLAEFWR, from the coding sequence ATGAACTCATCATCTTCTTCACCCCTGCACTCCATTTCGACGACGGCCTCCGAGCCGCCGGGCTCCGGCCAGGATCAGCCGCGGGCGGACGCCGCAAAGCAGGCGCACGCCGCGTGCGGACGGGCGCTGGTCCTCGGAGGCGGCGGCTCGACAGGCAATGCCTGGCTGATCGGCGTCGTGGCCGGGCTCTACGACGCCGGGCTGGACGTCACCACAGCCGACCTCACCATCGGAACGTCGGCCGGCTCCACCGCCGCAGCCCAGATAGCCGGCGCAACACCAACGGAGCTGCTGGCCGCCATCCTTGCCGCTGCGCCCCAACAGCGGCCCGTTCCAGTTGGATCCGACCGCGGAGGCGTGCGCACCAAGCCGGTGGTGGACCATCTGGAAAGGATCAACAAAATCATCGCCTCCTCCGAGGATGCGGCTGACATGCGCCGGAGAATGGGCGCAGCGGCACTGGACATGGAGGCGGCGTCGGACGGCTCCTGGCAAACACAGTGGCGCGCCACCGTCGCGTCGCGGCTGCCCAACCAAGACTGGCCGCAGCGGACAGTGCTCATCACGGCGGTCGACGCCCGTACCGGCCAACCGGCAGTATTCGACCGCTGCAGCGGAATCGACCTGGCGGACGCCGTAGCCGCCAGCTGCTCAAGCGGGCTCCCCTACAGGATCGGGGACAACAAATATATCGACGGCGGCTACCGCTCCAATGCCGAGAATGCGGATCTGGCAGCCGGCTACGGGAGGGTGCTGGTGCTGTCCCCGTTCGGTGGGAGATCACTGGCGCCGCTGGATTGGGGCGTACAGCTCGCGGCGCAGGTCGACGAGCTGCGGGCCTACGGCAGCAAAGTGGAGACGATCTTCCCGGACAGTAGCGCGGAGCACATGTTTGGTGCCAACGCGATGGATTTTTCGCTGCGTCCGCGCGCCGCCCGGGCAGGCTTCGAGCAGGGCAAAGCCCTTGCAGGCCAGCTCGCGGAGTTCTGGCGCTGA
- a CDS encoding pyridoxal phosphate-dependent aminotransferase, with the protein MRTRPARLEHVAGFNIDVVAAAADRNPDMLRLENLDTDLRPPAPAIAASRAAVGLDSANSYLPFTGQLAAKKAIASRVAARSGINYDPETEVVVTASDGDCLLDALLALSDPGDEVILTDPTYAGMLNRVRLAGGVPRLVPMAVRDGEWRMDLDALRRSVSPRTRAVFLQNPSFPSGYVLSHEEWSAVTSLCIENDLWLLYWSYMEGILYDGRKVISPASFPGMRERTVIMGTASVEQRMIGWRVGWIVAPAAVMPDLSVVHIYNGITAGGIAQAGLIAALEAADDGLAECVLEWQHRRDAVTAALEGYAMVPAAGGWSQIVDTVQHGVEPADVSRSLLQHGVAATAMTGWGGEIANRHLRLVFSNEPVERLELLGDRFRAAMTDLGARV; encoded by the coding sequence ATGAGGACCAGGCCAGCCCGCCTTGAGCACGTGGCCGGATTCAACATTGACGTCGTGGCTGCGGCTGCGGACCGGAACCCTGACATGCTCCGGCTTGAGAACCTCGACACGGACCTTCGGCCGCCCGCACCTGCCATTGCGGCGTCACGCGCCGCCGTCGGCCTCGACTCCGCCAATTCGTACCTGCCGTTCACCGGCCAGCTGGCTGCGAAGAAGGCGATCGCCAGCCGGGTTGCTGCACGGAGCGGTATCAACTATGACCCCGAAACGGAGGTCGTGGTCACAGCGAGCGACGGCGACTGCCTCCTGGACGCGCTCCTGGCACTCAGCGATCCCGGCGACGAAGTCATCCTCACGGATCCCACCTACGCAGGCATGCTCAACCGTGTACGCCTGGCCGGTGGCGTGCCGCGGCTGGTCCCCATGGCGGTTCGGGACGGCGAATGGCGCATGGATCTCGATGCCCTGCGGAGGTCCGTCTCACCGCGCACGCGGGCCGTCTTCCTGCAGAACCCGTCTTTCCCTTCCGGCTACGTCCTCAGTCACGAAGAATGGTCCGCTGTCACATCCCTCTGCATCGAGAATGACCTGTGGCTGCTGTACTGGTCGTATATGGAGGGCATCCTGTACGACGGGCGGAAGGTGATCAGCCCGGCGTCGTTTCCGGGGATGCGGGAGCGGACAGTGATCATGGGAACTGCGTCGGTGGAGCAGCGGATGATCGGGTGGCGGGTTGGATGGATCGTGGCGCCTGCCGCCGTCATGCCCGACCTTTCAGTGGTGCATATCTACAACGGCATCACTGCGGGTGGAATTGCGCAGGCAGGACTGATCGCAGCGCTTGAGGCGGCCGACGACGGCCTGGCCGAATGCGTCCTTGAATGGCAGCATCGCCGAGACGCCGTCACTGCTGCCCTTGAGGGCTATGCAATGGTCCCGGCGGCCGGTGGCTGGTCCCAGATCGTGGATACGGTGCAGCACGGCGTGGAGCCGGCGGACGTTTCGCGGTCCCTGCTGCAGCACGGCGTCGCGGCGACAGCCATGACGGGCTGGGGCGGGGAAATCGCGAACCGTCACCTCCGTCTGGTTTTCAGCAATGAGCCGGTGGAACGGCTGGAGCTGCTGGGTGACAGGTTCCGCGCCGCAATGACCGACCTCGGCGCCCGCGTCTAA
- a CDS encoding HNH endonuclease signature motif containing protein: protein MEKNPAVVQAEEAVEAAVAAFMAALAGSESAGSGAAGAGSGELDDDPVQRVADRALDVLAVVRRSEAKIAAVKAEAVAVFAAATAVLNGAASSPQEATAQDRSLVAEVGCVLAIGDRAAGALLAESHALTTSLPRCLAALQSGTMSWAHARTMVEQTASLDRAAAAIMEAHFLDADAPDAARGCPVGEMPAYRFKAKARGWRERHHPESLEKRHAKGVADRRVEFWPDSDGMAWVAGYLPAAQASAIRNRLSAIARGMQGPNEPRTMPELCADIFSDGLLNSGAGINPGNSSKSGEPHSPDGGEGPASGPSSSGIRAQVLVTVPVFSLMGLTEEPAVLDGFGPIPPSMARKLLAEGADSFYRVLVDPRDGAPLEIGRTSYRVGKAMRNWLRLRDGKCPFPGCNNSSLDNDADHILAWHQGGTTGVSNLGQPCPKHHKLRHTSGWKPTPATKTEPPGWTSPTGRHYKSEHQDWEPPHWPDSAVPESIRAFDDLLELWPSPDDPSELSLPHGDVPDGWAPADDSSLQDLFPHDEVPEDTFADWFVPGYRQPEDPLPEELWREAPFDANAGIT, encoded by the coding sequence ATGGAAAAGAACCCGGCGGTGGTGCAGGCGGAGGAAGCGGTTGAGGCTGCTGTTGCTGCGTTCATGGCTGCGCTGGCGGGTAGTGAATCTGCCGGTTCCGGTGCTGCAGGCGCTGGTTCTGGCGAGCTGGATGATGATCCGGTGCAGCGGGTTGCTGATAGGGCGTTGGATGTTCTTGCCGTGGTGCGGCGGTCTGAAGCGAAAATCGCGGCGGTGAAGGCGGAGGCGGTGGCGGTGTTTGCTGCGGCCACTGCGGTTTTGAATGGTGCGGCTTCGTCGCCACAGGAGGCTACGGCGCAGGACCGGTCCCTGGTGGCTGAGGTCGGGTGTGTGCTGGCGATCGGCGACCGGGCCGCGGGGGCGCTGCTGGCCGAATCGCATGCTTTGACCACGTCGCTGCCGCGGTGCCTGGCGGCGCTGCAGTCCGGGACGATGTCCTGGGCGCATGCACGGACGATGGTGGAGCAGACCGCGAGCCTTGACCGGGCGGCAGCTGCCATCATGGAGGCGCATTTCCTGGACGCGGACGCGCCGGACGCGGCTCGCGGGTGCCCGGTGGGGGAGATGCCGGCGTACCGGTTCAAGGCCAAGGCCCGGGGATGGCGGGAACGCCACCACCCGGAGAGCCTGGAGAAGCGGCATGCCAAGGGTGTGGCGGACCGGCGGGTGGAGTTCTGGCCGGACAGTGACGGGATGGCCTGGGTCGCCGGGTACCTGCCCGCGGCCCAGGCCTCCGCGATCCGCAACCGGCTCAGCGCGATCGCCCGGGGGATGCAGGGCCCGAACGAGCCCCGCACCATGCCCGAGTTGTGCGCCGACATCTTCTCCGACGGACTCCTGAACAGCGGGGCCGGGATCAACCCTGGAAACAGTTCCAAAAGCGGCGAGCCACACAGTCCCGACGGCGGGGAGGGACCAGCGTCCGGTCCGTCTTCGTCGGGGATTCGGGCGCAGGTGCTGGTGACCGTGCCCGTGTTCTCGCTGATGGGTCTGACGGAGGAGCCGGCGGTGCTGGACGGGTTCGGTCCGATCCCGCCGTCGATGGCACGCAAACTCCTCGCTGAAGGTGCTGATTCGTTTTACCGCGTGCTGGTTGACCCCAGGGACGGGGCGCCGCTGGAAATCGGACGCACCAGCTACCGGGTGGGCAAGGCGATGCGGAACTGGCTCAGGTTGCGGGACGGCAAATGCCCGTTCCCGGGCTGCAACAACAGCTCCCTGGACAACGACGCAGACCACATCCTCGCCTGGCATCAGGGCGGCACCACCGGGGTATCGAACCTGGGACAGCCCTGCCCGAAACACCACAAGCTCCGGCACACCAGCGGCTGGAAACCCACCCCCGCCACCAAAACGGAACCACCCGGCTGGACCTCACCCACCGGACGGCACTACAAAAGCGAACACCAGGACTGGGAACCACCACACTGGCCAGACTCCGCCGTGCCCGAGAGCATCCGCGCCTTTGATGATCTCCTGGAATTGTGGCCATCGCCCGATGACCCTTCCGAGCTGTCGCTCCCGCACGGAGACGTTCCTGATGGTTGGGCTCCGGCGGACGATTCGTCTCTTCAGGACCTATTCCCGCATGACGAGGTTCCCGAAGACACCTTTGCTGACTGGTTCGTGCCAGGATACCGCCAGCCCGAGGACCCACTTCCAGAAGAGCTCTGGCGGGAGGCGCCGTTCGACGCAAACGCCGGCATCACTTGA
- a CDS encoding zinc-dependent alcohol dehydrogenase has product MTNSRAPIHATAYWTTAREHGELRPEELPLPGKGEALVRTLYSGISKGTEMVVHHGSVPPRVAEEMRAPHQEGHFPGPVKFGYLSVGVVEQGPAEWIGQRVFCLNPHQDRYVVELAGLTRIPDDVPSPRAVLTGTVETAVNALWEAGPRLGDRVAVVGAGLVGGMVATLLRTFPLQRLQLVDLDPGRKQLADTVGVEFSHPDDALADCDIVFHCSASQEGLERSLQLVGDEGDVIEMSWYANREVTLPLGEDFHARRLSIRASQVGVVARARRHRRTNADRLDLAVSLLADPVFDAFLTGSSPFSALPHVVQELADGSLDALCHVIEYPQDENSQESNPQNQSRKAAPEDQR; this is encoded by the coding sequence ATGACTAATTCACGTGCGCCAATTCATGCAACGGCTTACTGGACCACAGCCCGGGAGCACGGCGAGCTCCGGCCCGAGGAACTGCCCCTGCCCGGCAAGGGTGAGGCCCTGGTTCGCACCCTGTACTCCGGCATCAGCAAAGGGACCGAGATGGTGGTCCACCACGGCTCGGTTCCGCCCCGGGTTGCCGAAGAGATGCGGGCCCCGCACCAGGAGGGACACTTCCCGGGCCCGGTGAAGTTCGGCTACCTTTCCGTAGGCGTTGTGGAACAGGGACCGGCGGAGTGGATAGGCCAGCGCGTGTTCTGCCTGAACCCGCATCAGGACCGGTACGTGGTGGAGTTGGCTGGGCTGACCAGAATTCCGGATGACGTACCTTCTCCGCGTGCAGTTCTCACCGGGACCGTGGAAACAGCGGTCAATGCGCTCTGGGAGGCCGGCCCGCGCCTTGGTGATCGCGTCGCCGTTGTTGGTGCTGGCCTCGTTGGCGGCATGGTTGCCACCCTGCTGAGGACCTTCCCGCTGCAGCGCCTTCAACTCGTGGACCTGGATCCGGGACGGAAACAGCTGGCGGACACCGTGGGTGTTGAGTTCAGCCACCCGGATGACGCCCTCGCCGATTGCGACATCGTGTTTCACTGTTCGGCTTCGCAGGAGGGGCTGGAGCGCAGCTTGCAGCTCGTCGGCGATGAGGGAGACGTTATTGAGATGTCGTGGTACGCCAACCGGGAGGTCACGCTGCCGCTGGGTGAGGACTTCCACGCCCGCCGCCTGTCCATCAGGGCCAGTCAGGTAGGGGTAGTGGCGCGGGCGCGGCGGCATCGCAGGACCAACGCCGACCGCCTGGACCTGGCCGTGTCGCTCCTGGCGGATCCGGTGTTCGATGCGTTCCTGACCGGATCCTCACCGTTCTCCGCACTGCCGCACGTGGTGCAGGAACTGGCAGACGGCAGCCTGGACGCACTGTGCCACGTCATTGAGTATCCCCAGGACGAAAACTCCCAGGAATCCAACCCCCAAAACCAGAGCCGCAAAGCAGCCCCCGAAGACCAGAGGTAG
- a CDS encoding 6-pyruvoyl trahydropterin synthase family protein, with protein sequence MFSLTVRRHFMIAHSLPREAFGPAQALHGATFVAEVAFRRRTLNDNAIVLDIGAAGTIIEEVLAGLNYRNLDEHPDFEGKLSTTEALAEYIARSVAEKVKDDHDGGHLAGIDVTLRENPDAWATYSLDLTAA encoded by the coding sequence ATGTTCAGCCTGACCGTCCGCCGCCATTTTATGATCGCCCACAGCCTTCCCCGGGAGGCTTTCGGCCCGGCCCAGGCCCTGCACGGGGCCACGTTTGTCGCGGAGGTCGCGTTCCGCCGTCGGACCCTCAATGACAACGCGATTGTCCTGGACATCGGCGCCGCGGGAACCATCATCGAGGAGGTGTTGGCCGGCCTGAACTACCGCAACCTGGACGAACACCCGGATTTCGAAGGCAAGCTCAGCACCACCGAGGCGCTGGCGGAGTACATTGCACGGTCCGTGGCGGAAAAGGTGAAGGATGACCACGACGGCGGCCACTTGGCCGGTATCGACGTCACCTTGCGGGAGAACCCCGACGCCTGGGCAACATACTCGTTGGACCTTACCGCCGCCTGA
- a CDS encoding glycosyltransferase family 4 protein: protein MPANIRHNSGGNAYNAQLVAGLRALGAEVEVLPVEGSWPESTAKERRRLGSLIGAWGPEAGPEAAVAMVDGLVAVAVPDELEFAAKAGQETWVLVHMPVPEESGAESLEREARALRAAAGVICTSSWAADILAARHGLRGLRVALPGTDSARLAQGSAPPHILTVAALLPNKEQVLVVEALARIQELAWSASLVGSDEADPEYAGLVRAAVAAHGLEGRVRITGELKGQALEDEWNRADLSVLVSRAEAFGMVVTESLAHGIPVAVRAGTGAVEALSFAAPDKGNSGRLPGTAVHFAGSDDPENPALLAGVLRDWLQDGGTRDTWRAAALQTRNRLPGWDQTAALVLDAVSKPASSKDPAQE, encoded by the coding sequence GTGCCCGCCAACATCCGCCATAACTCCGGCGGCAATGCCTACAACGCGCAGCTGGTGGCGGGACTGCGGGCTTTGGGTGCCGAAGTGGAAGTGCTTCCCGTCGAAGGTTCCTGGCCGGAGTCCACTGCAAAAGAACGACGGCGGCTGGGCAGCCTCATCGGCGCCTGGGGACCGGAAGCGGGACCAGAGGCCGCAGTGGCCATGGTGGACGGGCTCGTCGCCGTGGCCGTCCCCGACGAGCTGGAATTTGCGGCAAAGGCGGGGCAGGAAACGTGGGTGCTGGTCCACATGCCCGTGCCTGAAGAGTCGGGTGCCGAATCCTTGGAACGCGAGGCCCGGGCCCTTCGCGCGGCAGCGGGAGTGATCTGCACCAGCAGTTGGGCGGCCGACATCCTGGCAGCACGGCACGGGCTGCGGGGGCTTCGCGTCGCCCTGCCCGGGACTGACAGCGCGCGGCTGGCGCAAGGCTCGGCTCCGCCGCACATCCTTACCGTGGCCGCGCTCCTGCCGAACAAGGAGCAGGTGCTTGTGGTCGAAGCTTTGGCCCGCATCCAGGAACTCGCATGGTCGGCATCGCTGGTTGGATCAGACGAGGCGGACCCCGAATATGCAGGGCTTGTGCGCGCAGCTGTGGCCGCCCACGGGCTGGAAGGCCGGGTGCGCATAACCGGTGAACTGAAGGGCCAGGCTCTCGAAGACGAGTGGAACCGCGCAGACCTCAGCGTTCTGGTTTCCAGGGCTGAGGCCTTCGGCATGGTGGTCACGGAATCGCTGGCACACGGGATTCCGGTGGCGGTGCGGGCAGGGACCGGCGCTGTCGAGGCCCTGAGCTTTGCAGCACCGGACAAAGGCAACAGCGGACGGCTGCCCGGAACGGCAGTGCATTTTGCGGGAAGTGATGACCCGGAAAACCCCGCCTTGCTGGCTGGGGTGCTGCGGGACTGGCTGCAGGACGGCGGCACCAGGGACACGTGGCGGGCGGCAGCCCTACAAACAAGGAACAGACTGCCGGGGTGGGACCAGACGGCCGCGCTTGTGCTCGACGCAGTATCCAAACCCGCAAGCTCTAAGGACCCGGCGCAGGAGTGA
- a CDS encoding nucleoside deaminase: MVSAEKDQDAWMGLALAEARRALMTEDVPIGAVVIGPDGGVLGSGRNQREELGDPTAHAEVVAIREAAARLRETRMAEGGSGDGWRLADCTLVVTLEPCAMCAGAIVLARIPRVIFGAWDEKAGAAGSVFDVLRERRLNHWVEVYAGVREAECGGLLRDFFMGHRTQI, encoded by the coding sequence ATGGTCTCCGCAGAAAAGGATCAAGATGCGTGGATGGGCCTTGCCCTGGCGGAGGCACGCCGTGCCCTGATGACCGAGGATGTGCCGATCGGCGCCGTCGTGATCGGGCCCGACGGCGGCGTGCTGGGTTCGGGACGGAACCAGCGCGAGGAACTGGGAGACCCTACCGCCCATGCCGAGGTGGTTGCCATCCGAGAGGCGGCTGCCCGGCTGCGGGAGACGCGGATGGCCGAGGGCGGCAGCGGAGACGGCTGGCGGCTGGCGGACTGTACCTTGGTGGTGACGCTGGAACCATGCGCCATGTGTGCCGGCGCGATAGTCCTGGCGAGGATCCCCCGCGTAATTTTTGGGGCCTGGGACGAGAAGGCCGGCGCCGCGGGCTCGGTGTTCGACGTCCTCCGTGAGCGGCGGCTCAATCACTGGGTTGAGGTTTACGCCGGGGTGCGCGAAGCCGAATGCGGCGGGCTGCTGCGGGACTTTTTTATGGGGCACCGCACGCAGATTTAG
- a CDS encoding phosphatase PAP2 family protein, translating to MSSVRDRVDLWIKPYAALWLTMIIGGAVVLTLALLGAEVYSNVVDDEGLANLDIPALEYSQTLRSPDVDAFVTGFTNVGGGIGMPIFASILTAWLTFLSRTWRPIVLVGGAALVSTLATTLGKRLVGRTRPDHSEAVPPYESTPSFPSGHTLNTTVVIGVLVYITCLQFQILWARITAITAGVIFIIAMGLSRVFLGHHWLTDVMAGWFLGLAWVCMVILAHRLFHLIRRREHAGPAPTFEHPVIREDHTGETQQGTDTRAGYDGGTSGRSDGGTSGRSDGGTSGRSDGGTSGRSDGGTSGRSDGGTSRSGTGG from the coding sequence ATGAGCTCCGTCCGAGACCGCGTGGACCTGTGGATCAAGCCTTATGCCGCGCTGTGGCTGACCATGATCATCGGCGGGGCAGTGGTTCTCACCCTGGCCCTGCTGGGCGCCGAGGTGTATTCCAACGTGGTGGATGACGAAGGGCTGGCCAACCTGGATATTCCTGCCCTGGAATACTCACAAACCCTGCGGAGTCCGGACGTGGATGCCTTCGTCACCGGGTTCACCAACGTGGGCGGCGGAATCGGAATGCCCATCTTCGCCAGTATCCTCACCGCGTGGCTGACATTCCTGAGCCGGACCTGGCGCCCCATCGTCCTGGTGGGCGGTGCAGCGCTGGTTTCCACCCTCGCCACGACGCTCGGCAAGCGGCTGGTAGGCAGGACCCGTCCCGACCACTCAGAAGCAGTCCCGCCGTACGAGTCAACGCCATCCTTCCCGAGCGGCCACACCCTGAATACCACCGTGGTGATTGGTGTCCTGGTCTACATCACGTGCCTGCAGTTCCAGATCCTCTGGGCCAGGATCACGGCCATCACCGCCGGCGTCATCTTCATCATCGCGATGGGATTGAGCCGCGTCTTCCTGGGGCACCACTGGCTCACAGACGTGATGGCCGGGTGGTTCCTCGGGCTCGCCTGGGTGTGCATGGTGATCCTGGCCCACCGGCTGTTCCATCTCATCCGGAGGCGGGAGCACGCCGGGCCGGCCCCCACGTTCGAGCATCCCGTCATCCGCGAGGACCATACCGGCGAGACCCAGCAGGGCACGGACACTAGGGCAGGGTACGACGGCGGCACCTCAGGAAGGAGCGACGGCGGCACCTCAGGAAGGAGCGACGGCGGCACCTCAGGAAGGAGCGACGGCGGCACCTCAGGAAGGAGCGACGGCGGCACCTCAGGAAGGAGCGACGGCGGCACCTCCCGGTCCGGCACAGGCGGTTGA
- the upp gene encoding uracil phosphoribosyltransferase — MRTLVVDHPLVAHKLTVLRDKNTPSPVFRQLTEELVTLLAYEATREVRTEPVTIETPVSTTVGTAFTKPTPLVVPILRAGLGMLEGMTKLVPTAEVGFLGMARDEETLDIITYAERLPENLTDRQIFVLDPMLATGGTLREAIKFLFKRGASDVTCICLLAAPEGLAKLEEELSGANVTIVLASIDEKLNEKSYIVPGLGDAGDRLYGIAG, encoded by the coding sequence ATGCGCACTCTCGTTGTGGACCACCCCCTGGTCGCCCATAAGCTCACCGTCCTCCGGGACAAAAACACTCCGTCCCCGGTCTTCCGGCAGTTGACGGAAGAGCTGGTCACCCTGCTCGCTTATGAGGCCACCCGCGAGGTCCGCACCGAACCCGTCACCATCGAAACTCCGGTCAGCACCACCGTGGGTACCGCATTCACCAAGCCCACACCGCTGGTGGTCCCCATCCTGCGGGCCGGGCTGGGCATGCTCGAGGGCATGACCAAACTCGTTCCCACCGCGGAGGTCGGCTTTCTTGGCATGGCCCGGGACGAGGAGACCCTGGACATCATCACCTACGCCGAACGCCTTCCGGAGAACCTCACGGACCGGCAGATCTTCGTCCTGGACCCGATGCTGGCCACCGGCGGGACCCTGCGCGAAGCCATCAAGTTCCTCTTCAAGCGCGGCGCCTCCGACGTGACCTGCATCTGCCTCCTGGCCGCCCCGGAAGGCCTGGCCAAGCTGGAGGAAGAACTGTCCGGCGCGAACGTCACCATCGTCCTGGCTTCCATCGACGAAAAGCTGAACGAGAAGTCGTACATCGTTCCCGGCCTCGGGGACGCCGGCGACAGGCTTTACGGCATCGCAGGGTAG
- a CDS encoding glyoxalase superfamily protein, which produces MDWKLELVFVPVSDVDRAKDFYVNKVGFNADFDERPSDSIRFVQLTPRGSACSICIGEGLTDAPPGTGSNLQLVVSDIHAAHQYLKNNGVDVSDVDVQAWGHFVYFADPDGNRWAVQYIPGRES; this is translated from the coding sequence ATGGACTGGAAACTGGAACTTGTGTTTGTCCCTGTGTCGGACGTGGACCGCGCCAAGGATTTCTACGTCAACAAGGTGGGATTCAATGCGGACTTCGATGAGCGTCCCTCTGACTCCATCCGCTTTGTCCAGCTGACGCCCCGCGGCTCAGCCTGCTCGATCTGCATCGGGGAAGGGCTCACGGACGCGCCTCCCGGCACCGGTTCGAATCTCCAGCTGGTGGTCAGCGACATCCACGCCGCGCACCAGTACCTGAAAAACAACGGGGTGGACGTCAGCGACGTGGACGTGCAGGCCTGGGGCCACTTCGTGTACTTTGCTGATCCCGACGGGAACAGATGGGCGGTCCAGTACATCCCGGGCCGCGAAAGCTGA